The window GAAAACGAGCGTCTTTCTAACCGGGAGAAAGAGGTGCTAAAACTAATAGCAGAGGGTAAGTCAAATAAAGAGATTTCCCGACTGCTATTTATAAGCATAAGAACCGTTGAGCGGCATCGTGCTAATATTATGGCAAAATTAAATGTGAAAAAAACCGCTGACCTTGTGAAATACGCAGTTCAAAAGGGTTATGTCTGATTTTCATTTTAATTTTTACGAATAAATTTTGATTATTCTTACATAATTTTTCTGTATTCGTAGTTATACGTATTGACAAATGGGTATTTTTACCAAAGAAAAATACGTATTTCTGCGAATTTATTCTTATATAACCTTCTGATAGATTTTTATATGTGAAGCAAGATGTTTATTACCCGTATATTTATAGACAATTTTGGAGAAAAGACTAAATAAAGTAATTTATGAAAGGAGGCGAGATCATAAAAGGTGAATATGAAAAGAAGATTAGATAGAAATAGGCCCTTCTGGGAGCATTTGGTTTGAACATGCCTTTTTGATCGATTTATGGAATCAAAAGGGTGACTGTATAGAAGCATTTATTAAGAATATAAACTGGGCTATTGTAGAAGCAGGGTTGAAATGAAAAAAGGAAAATCAAGTATAGTGAGGAGAAGAATGGATATTAATAATGAGATAACAAAGATGGCATATGAACTATACGAGAAAAGCGGCAGGATAGAGGGCCGTGACCTTGATAACTGGCTTGAGGCAGAGAAAAAAGTGTTAGAAAGGCACAGTTCGATGAAAAGAATTAAACCCTTATCATCTGTTACTAAAGAAAAAGTAAATATATCGAATTCAGAATTAAGAAATAAGATACTGGAGCTGTATCCGGAAATACAAAAGTCCAACATCGATTTCAGTCTGAGATTTAATAAAGATAAAAATGCATATATTGTCAGGCTGAAAAAGAACCGGCATACTCTCACAACTTACCTTGAAAAAAACGATGCAGAAGAATGTATAAAAGGGATTAAATGTGTGTATCTCGGTATACAGATCGGACAGTTCATAAAAAATTTTGAAATAATCGAGAAAAGATGAACCTTTTAGCTAACTAAGGAGACAGCATTAAAGTCCATACAAACAAAGGAGGTGAAATGTGATGAGATCGGTCATTATTATTTCTTTGTTAACATTGTTTATTTTTG of the Nitrospirota bacterium genome contains:
- a CDS encoding DUF2934 domain-containing protein — encoded protein: MKKGKSSIVRRRMDINNEITKMAYELYEKSGRIEGRDLDNWLEAEKKVLERHSSMKRIKPLSSVTKEKVNISNSELRNKILELYPEIQKSNIDFSLRFNKDKNAYIVRLKKNRHTLTTYLEKNDAEECIKGIKCVYLGIQIGQFIKNFEIIEKR